Proteins from a single region of Streptomyces sp. Tu 3180:
- a CDS encoding ABC transporter permease subunit, with product MATITTAAPRAGLPGVLGHRALRKLLVLALVAAVLVPFAAARWASGSWPEGLTVDVSGPLGGASDWIIDNRDSHPLFLYFFGHVSNVVVIAVRAVYLALLAVGWAGVTAVAALVAWRAAGLRLALGTGAAFLACGLLGMWVPTLQTLALMVVAVAASVAVGALLGFAAGLSDRTHRALRPVLDTMQVLPAFAYLLPVVLVFGIGVPAAVLATVVYAAPPMARLTALGLRGADKEVLEAVESLGATARQRLLTARVPLARKELLLGLNQTIMMALSMAVIASVIGAGGLGDRVYQALASVDVGAALTAGIPIVLLAVVLDRVTGAAGARLGQAPAPNSRALWAYAVAAAVAVTVAGRLAGRPEWPDGWVVGIAEPVNRAVDWMTAHLYSGVPVVGGTADWAGRFTTWVLDPLRDGLQWLPWWAVLLLVAAPAWLIGTWRTALTAVLAMAATGVLGVWKPSLDTLSQVLAAVAVTLVLGFATGIAAARSDRFERLLRPVLDVCQTMPQFVYLIPVVALFGVGRAPAVAAAIVYALPAVVRITAQGLRQVDPAALESARSLGATGGQQLRQIQLPLARPALLLAVNQGVVLVLAVVIIGGLVGGGALGYDVVFGLAQGDLATGLTAGAAIVCLGLMLDRVTQPTGRRTEEGA from the coding sequence ATGGCGACGATCACCACGGCCGCCCCCCGCGCCGGCCTGCCCGGCGTCCTCGGACACCGCGCCCTGCGCAAGCTCCTCGTGCTCGCGCTCGTCGCCGCGGTCCTCGTCCCGTTCGCCGCCGCCCGCTGGGCGAGCGGCAGCTGGCCCGAGGGGCTGACCGTCGACGTCTCCGGGCCGCTGGGCGGGGCGAGCGACTGGATCATCGACAACCGGGACTCCCACCCCCTCTTCCTGTACTTCTTCGGCCACGTCAGCAACGTCGTCGTCATCGCCGTACGCGCCGTCTACCTCGCCCTCCTCGCCGTCGGCTGGGCCGGGGTCACCGCCGTCGCCGCGCTCGTCGCCTGGCGGGCCGCGGGCCTGCGGCTCGCGCTCGGCACGGGCGCCGCGTTCCTCGCCTGCGGCCTGCTCGGCATGTGGGTGCCGACCCTGCAGACGCTCGCCCTGATGGTCGTCGCGGTCGCCGCGTCGGTCGCCGTCGGCGCGCTGCTCGGGTTCGCCGCCGGGCTGTCCGACCGGACGCACCGCGCGCTGCGCCCGGTCCTGGACACCATGCAGGTGCTCCCGGCCTTCGCCTACCTCCTGCCGGTCGTGCTGGTCTTCGGCATCGGCGTCCCGGCGGCCGTCCTGGCCACCGTCGTCTACGCCGCGCCGCCGATGGCCCGGCTCACCGCGCTCGGCCTGCGCGGCGCCGACAAGGAGGTGCTGGAGGCGGTCGAGTCGCTCGGCGCCACCGCCCGCCAGCGCCTGCTGACCGCCCGCGTCCCGCTGGCCCGCAAGGAACTCCTGCTGGGCCTCAACCAGACGATCATGATGGCGCTGTCCATGGCCGTGATCGCCTCGGTGATCGGCGCCGGCGGTCTCGGTGACCGCGTCTACCAGGCGCTCGCCTCGGTCGACGTGGGGGCGGCGCTCACCGCCGGCATCCCGATCGTGCTGCTCGCCGTCGTCCTCGACCGGGTGACCGGCGCGGCCGGCGCCCGGCTCGGACAGGCGCCCGCGCCGAACTCCCGCGCGCTGTGGGCGTACGCCGTCGCCGCCGCCGTGGCCGTGACGGTCGCCGGACGTCTCGCGGGCCGCCCGGAGTGGCCCGACGGGTGGGTCGTCGGCATCGCCGAGCCGGTCAACCGCGCCGTCGACTGGATGACCGCCCACCTGTACTCGGGCGTCCCCGTCGTCGGCGGCACCGCCGACTGGGCGGGCCGCTTCACCACCTGGGTCCTCGACCCGCTCCGCGACGGCCTGCAGTGGCTGCCCTGGTGGGCGGTGCTGCTCCTGGTCGCCGCCCCGGCCTGGCTGATCGGCACCTGGCGCACCGCGCTCACCGCCGTCCTCGCCATGGCCGCGACCGGGGTGCTCGGGGTGTGGAAGCCGTCCCTGGACACGCTCTCGCAGGTCCTCGCGGCCGTCGCCGTCACCCTCGTCCTCGGCTTCGCGACCGGGATCGCGGCCGCCCGCAGCGACCGCTTCGAACGGCTGCTGCGGCCGGTGCTGGACGTGTGCCAGACGATGCCGCAGTTCGTGTACCTCATCCCGGTCGTCGCCCTGTTCGGCGTCGGCCGCGCCCCGGCCGTCGCCGCCGCGATCGTCTACGCGCTGCCGGCCGTCGTCCGCATCACCGCCCAGGGCCTGCGCCAGGTCGACCCGGCCGCCCTGGAGTCGGCCCGCTCGCTCGGCGCGACCGGCGGCCAGCAGCTGCGCCAGATCCAGCTGCCGCTGGCCCGCCCGGCCCTGCTCCTCGCCGTCAACCAGGGCGTGGTCCTGGTCCTCGCCGTCGTCATCATCGGCGGCCTGGTCGGCGGCGGCGCGCTCGGCTACGACGTCGTCTTCGGCCTCGCCCAGGGAGACCTGGCGACCGGCCTGACGGCCGGGGCCGCGATCGTCTGCCTGGGCCTGATGCTCGACCGGGTGACCCAGCCGACCGGACGCCGCACCGAGGAGGGGGCGTGA
- a CDS encoding ABC transporter substrate-binding protein, giving the protein MRRRTTPAAGVTALLLLTGCGAADMTEQASPFAHARGAKTVTLSVQSWVGAQANVAVARYLLEHELGHRVDTVQIDEVPAWDALSQGRVDAILEDWGHPEQEQRYVEDRKTIVNGGDLGVTGHIGWFVPTYFAKRHPDVTDWKNLDKYAEEFRTPESGGKGQLMDGSPSYVTNDEALVRNLKLDYKVVFAGSEAAQITQIKQFAQEEKPFLTYWYTPQWLFEKVPMTEVKLPPYEEGCDADPEKVACAYPHTPLQKYLNADFAENGGEAADFLRKFRWTTEDQNEVSLMIAEQKLSPEEAARKWVAGHESTWRKWLP; this is encoded by the coding sequence ATGCGACGTCGTACGACACCGGCGGCGGGCGTGACCGCCCTCCTGCTGCTCACCGGCTGCGGTGCCGCCGACATGACCGAGCAGGCCTCGCCGTTCGCCCACGCCCGGGGCGCGAAGACGGTCACCCTGTCCGTGCAGTCCTGGGTCGGCGCGCAGGCCAACGTGGCCGTCGCCCGGTACCTGCTGGAGCACGAGCTCGGCCACCGCGTCGACACCGTGCAGATCGACGAGGTGCCCGCCTGGGACGCGCTCAGCCAGGGCCGGGTCGACGCCATCCTGGAGGACTGGGGCCACCCCGAACAGGAGCAGCGCTACGTCGAGGACAGGAAGACGATCGTGAACGGCGGCGACCTCGGCGTCACCGGGCACATCGGCTGGTTCGTGCCGACGTACTTCGCGAAGCGGCACCCGGACGTCACGGACTGGAAGAACCTCGACAAGTACGCCGAGGAGTTCCGCACCCCGGAGAGCGGCGGCAAGGGCCAGCTGATGGACGGCTCACCGTCCTACGTCACCAACGACGAGGCACTGGTGAGGAACCTGAAGCTGGACTACAAGGTGGTGTTCGCCGGCTCCGAGGCCGCGCAGATCACCCAGATCAAGCAGTTCGCCCAGGAGGAGAAGCCCTTCCTCACCTACTGGTACACGCCCCAGTGGCTGTTCGAGAAGGTGCCGATGACCGAGGTGAAGCTGCCCCCGTACGAGGAGGGCTGCGACGCCGACCCGGAGAAGGTCGCCTGCGCCTACCCGCACACCCCGCTGCAGAAGTACCTCAACGCGGACTTCGCGGAGAACGGCGGCGAGGCGGCGGACTTCCTCAGGAAGTTCAGGTGGACGACCGAGGACCAGAACGAGGTCTCCCTGATGATCGCCGAGCAGAAGCTGTCCCCCGAGGAGGCGGCGCGGAAGTGGGTGGCCGGCCACGAGTCCACCTGGAGGAAGTGGCTGCCCTGA
- a CDS encoding carboxymuconolactone decarboxylase family protein produces MTARTTLLDAGVRSALQALSATAKRGFGDPELAELVQIRASRLNHCAFCLDLHLTIARKHGVDERRLDLLDAWEEAEDVFDARERAALELTDAVTVLTDGFVPDEVYERAARHFDGTELAHLIALVTVINSWNRLMAGRRIPPGSTEW; encoded by the coding sequence GTGACGGCACGGACGACCCTCCTCGACGCCGGCGTCCGTTCCGCCCTCCAGGCGTTGAGCGCCACCGCCAAGAGGGGGTTCGGCGACCCCGAGCTCGCCGAGCTGGTCCAGATCCGCGCCTCGCGGCTCAACCACTGCGCGTTCTGCCTCGACCTGCACCTCACGATCGCCCGGAAGCACGGGGTCGACGAGCGCCGGCTCGACCTGCTGGACGCCTGGGAGGAGGCCGAGGACGTCTTCGACGCCCGGGAGCGGGCGGCGCTGGAGCTGACCGACGCGGTCACGGTCCTCACGGACGGCTTCGTGCCGGACGAGGTGTACGAGCGGGCCGCCCGGCACTTCGACGGCACCGAACTGGCCCATCTCATCGCGCTGGTCACCGTCATCAACAGCTGGAACCGGCTGATGGCCGGCCGGCGGATCCCGCCGGGGAGCACCGAGTGGTGA
- a CDS encoding carboxymuconolactone decarboxylase family protein, which produces MTTNTEATKEFAPEAPARLDWAKLAPEVYKAMVRLDTAARRGLDPVLCELVKIRASQINHCAFCLDMHTKDALAAGESVERIVQLSAWDESRHFYTEKELAALELTEAVTVLTDGFVPDEVYERAARHFEEAELAQLLAAITVINAWNRFGVACRRTPGHYQPGQYT; this is translated from the coding sequence ATGACGACGAACACGGAAGCGACCAAGGAATTCGCCCCCGAGGCCCCGGCGCGCCTGGACTGGGCCAAGCTCGCCCCCGAGGTCTACAAGGCGATGGTCAGGCTCGACACGGCGGCCCGGCGGGGACTCGACCCGGTCCTCTGCGAGCTGGTGAAGATCCGCGCCTCCCAGATCAACCACTGCGCCTTCTGCCTCGACATGCACACCAAGGACGCGCTCGCGGCGGGCGAGAGCGTCGAGCGGATCGTCCAGCTCAGCGCCTGGGACGAGTCGCGGCACTTCTACACCGAGAAGGAGCTCGCGGCGCTGGAGCTGACGGAGGCGGTCACGGTCCTCACGGACGGCTTCGTGCCGGACGAGGTGTACGAGCGGGCCGCCCGGCACTTCGAGGAGGCCGAACTCGCCCAGCTGCTCGCCGCGATCACCGTGATCAACGCGTGGAACCGGTTCGGGGTGGCCTGCCGCAGGACTCCGGGCCACTACCAGCCGGGGCAGTACACGTGA
- a CDS encoding PLP-dependent aminotransferase family protein, whose product MGERWATLGIDLHLEPTGPGLRRGLTDALREAVRTGRLAPGTRLPSSRSLAGDLGIARNTVADAYADLVAEGWLTARQGSGTRVADRAVPRAPARPASPRRAPGRLPYDLVPGTPDLASFPRGAWLKAARRALAAAPNDALGYGDPRGRPELRTALADYLARVRGVRADPGRLVVCSGFAHGLHLLCAVLRARGARTLAVESYGLDVHWDLVERTGLRTVPLPFDDLGTRTGDAGDADAVLLNPAHQFPLGGALVPERRAEVVDWARRTGGLVLEDDYDGEFRYDRQPVGALQDLDPDHVVYLGTASKSLAPGLRLGWMVLPPSLVPEVVAHGGGRSVGVLEQLTLAEFLTSGAYDRHVRAARLRYRRRRDALVEALAVRAPDVRVTGIAAGLHAVLRLPPGTEPSVVRAATWQGLAVHGLSRYRHPAAATTSGDALVVGYATPPDHAWASTLEALCRALP is encoded by the coding sequence ATGGGGGAACGCTGGGCCACTTTGGGCATCGACCTGCACCTCGAACCGACCGGTCCGGGCCTGCGCCGCGGCCTGACCGACGCCCTGCGCGAGGCCGTCCGCACCGGGCGGCTCGCCCCGGGGACCCGGCTGCCCTCCTCCCGCTCCCTCGCCGGCGACCTGGGCATCGCCCGCAACACCGTCGCCGACGCCTACGCCGACCTGGTCGCCGAGGGCTGGCTCACTGCGCGGCAGGGCTCCGGCACCCGGGTCGCCGACCGCGCGGTGCCCCGGGCGCCGGCCCGTCCCGCCTCCCCGCGGCGCGCCCCCGGCCGGCTTCCGTACGACCTCGTCCCGGGCACCCCCGACCTCGCCTCCTTCCCCCGCGGCGCATGGCTCAAGGCCGCCCGCCGCGCCCTGGCCGCCGCCCCCAACGACGCCCTCGGCTACGGCGACCCGCGCGGCCGGCCCGAACTGCGCACGGCGCTCGCGGACTACCTGGCGCGCGTGCGGGGCGTGCGCGCCGACCCCGGACGCCTCGTGGTCTGCTCCGGTTTCGCCCACGGCCTGCACCTGCTCTGCGCGGTCCTGCGCGCCCGCGGCGCCCGGACGCTGGCCGTGGAGTCCTACGGCCTGGACGTCCACTGGGACCTGGTCGAACGCACCGGACTGCGCACCGTCCCGCTCCCCTTCGACGACCTCGGCACGCGCACGGGGGACGCCGGCGACGCCGACGCGGTGCTGCTCAACCCGGCGCACCAGTTCCCGCTGGGCGGGGCCCTGGTCCCCGAACGCCGCGCCGAGGTGGTCGACTGGGCGCGCCGCACCGGCGGACTGGTCCTGGAGGACGACTACGACGGCGAGTTCCGCTACGACCGCCAGCCCGTCGGCGCGCTCCAGGACCTCGACCCCGACCACGTGGTGTACCTCGGCACGGCCAGCAAGTCCCTCGCCCCCGGACTGCGCCTCGGCTGGATGGTCCTCCCGCCGTCGCTGGTGCCGGAGGTCGTCGCGCACGGCGGCGGCCGGTCCGTCGGCGTCCTCGAACAGCTCACCCTCGCCGAGTTCCTCACCTCCGGCGCCTACGACCGTCATGTCCGCGCCGCCCGCCTGCGCTACCGGCGCCGCCGCGACGCCCTGGTCGAGGCGCTTGCCGTCCGGGCACCCGACGTACGGGTCACCGGCATCGCGGCGGGACTGCACGCGGTCCTCCGGCTCCCGCCGGGCACCGAGCCGTCGGTGGTCCGCGCGGCCACCTGGCAGGGCCTCGCCGTGCACGGCCTCTCCCGCTACCGCCACCCCGCCGCCGCGACCACCTCCGGGGACGCCCTGGTCGTCGGCTACGCGACCCCGCCGGACCACGCCTGGGCGAGCACGCTGGAGGCGTTGTGCAGGGCACTGCCCTGA
- a CDS encoding glutathionylspermidine synthase family protein, giving the protein MERRTIEPRPGWQQTVEEQGLIYPLTLPKALEPVRAAGKPLPDDAWVPYWDESAYYVFTLEEVEALEEAVEELHRMCLEAAGHIVAAGRFADLGITDPRVVRAVTEAWHRRAELPSVYGRFDLRYDGTGPAKLLEYNADTPTSLVEAASPQWFWMEERFPGADQWNSLHERLVDAWRKQAGLLPPGSPLYFAHSSDDQLGEDLMTVAYLKETAEQAGLDTDWISMEEIGWDRLSGRFVDNRLRFIRSIFKLYPWEWLTTDRFAGHVLDTLDNGGGTGSTLWIEPAWKMLLSNKALLAILWELYPGHPNLLPAHLDGPRDLAATTGYVAKPLLGREGAGVTVHEPGAAPVVRDEPCCYQQLAPLPAFDGNHVVLGAWVVENESAGLGIRESSGLVTDEYARFLPHVIL; this is encoded by the coding sequence GTGGAACGCCGCACCATCGAGCCCCGCCCCGGCTGGCAGCAGACCGTCGAGGAGCAGGGACTCATCTACCCCCTCACCCTCCCCAAGGCCCTCGAACCCGTCCGGGCGGCGGGAAAGCCCCTCCCCGACGACGCCTGGGTGCCGTACTGGGACGAGAGCGCCTACTACGTCTTCACCCTGGAGGAGGTCGAGGCGCTGGAGGAGGCCGTCGAGGAACTGCACCGCATGTGCCTCGAGGCCGCCGGCCACATCGTCGCCGCCGGCCGCTTCGCCGACCTCGGCATCACCGACCCGCGCGTCGTCCGCGCGGTCACCGAGGCCTGGCACCGCCGCGCCGAACTCCCCTCCGTCTACGGCCGTTTCGACCTCCGCTACGACGGCACCGGCCCCGCGAAGCTGCTGGAGTACAACGCCGACACCCCGACCTCCCTGGTGGAGGCCGCCTCGCCCCAGTGGTTCTGGATGGAGGAGCGCTTCCCCGGCGCCGACCAGTGGAACTCCCTCCACGAACGCCTCGTCGACGCCTGGAGGAAGCAGGCCGGCCTCCTCCCGCCGGGCAGCCCCCTGTACTTCGCCCACTCCTCCGACGACCAGCTCGGCGAGGACCTCATGACCGTCGCCTACCTCAAGGAGACCGCCGAGCAGGCCGGCCTCGACACCGACTGGATCTCCATGGAGGAGATCGGCTGGGACCGCCTCTCCGGCCGCTTCGTGGACAACAGGCTGCGGTTCATCCGCAGCATCTTCAAGCTGTACCCCTGGGAGTGGCTCACCACCGACCGCTTCGCCGGCCACGTCCTCGACACCCTCGACAACGGCGGCGGCACCGGCTCCACCCTGTGGATCGAGCCCGCCTGGAAGATGCTGCTCAGCAACAAGGCCCTGCTGGCGATCCTCTGGGAGCTCTACCCCGGCCACCCCAACCTCCTCCCCGCCCACCTCGACGGCCCCCGCGACCTGGCCGCCACCACCGGCTACGTCGCCAAGCCCCTGCTGGGCCGCGAGGGCGCCGGCGTGACCGTCCACGAACCCGGCGCCGCACCCGTCGTCCGCGACGAACCCTGCTGCTACCAGCAACTCGCGCCCCTGCCCGCCTTCGACGGCAACCACGTCGTCCTCGGAGCCTGGGTCGTCGAGAACGAGTCCGCGGGCCTCGGCATCCGCGAGTCCTCCGGCCTGGTGACCGACGAGTACGCCCGCTTCCTGCCCCACGTGATCCTGTGA
- a CDS encoding glycine hydroxymethyltransferase codes for MSAEPLSTASTAFRSALDVIRAVEPRVADAIGQEVADQREMLKLIASENYASPATLLAMGNWFSDKYAEGTVGRRFYAGCRNVDTVESLAAEHAKELFGARHAYVQPHSGIDANLVAFWAVLAQRVELPALEKAGARQVNDLSEAEWAELRRAFGNQRMLGMSLDAGGHLTHGFRPNISGKMFDQRSYGTDPATGLIDYEALRVSAREFKPLIIVAGYSAYPRLVNFRIMREIADEVGATLMVDMAHFAGLVAGKVLTGDFDPVPHAQIVTTTTHKSLRGPRGGMVLCDDSLKDQVDRGCPMVLGGPLPHVMAAKAVALAEARQESFRDYARRIVDNSRALAEGLMRRGATLVTGGTDNHLNLIDVATSYGLTGRQAEAALLESGIVTNRNSIPADPNGAWYTSGIRIGTPALTTRGLGTAEMDEVAGLIDRVLTTAEPGTTKSGAPSKAAHVLDPKIADEISRRATDLVAGFPLYPEIDLG; via the coding sequence ATGTCAGCCGAGCCCCTCTCCACCGCTTCCACCGCCTTCCGCTCCGCCCTCGACGTGATCCGCGCCGTCGAGCCGCGCGTCGCCGACGCCATCGGCCAGGAGGTCGCCGACCAGCGCGAGATGCTCAAGCTGATCGCCTCCGAGAACTACGCCTCCCCGGCGACCCTCCTGGCGATGGGCAACTGGTTCAGCGACAAGTACGCCGAGGGCACCGTCGGCCGCCGCTTCTACGCCGGCTGCCGCAACGTCGACACCGTCGAGTCGCTCGCCGCCGAACACGCCAAGGAGCTGTTCGGCGCCCGTCACGCCTACGTCCAGCCGCACTCCGGCATCGACGCCAACCTCGTCGCCTTCTGGGCCGTCCTCGCCCAGCGCGTCGAGCTCCCCGCCCTGGAGAAGGCCGGCGCCCGCCAGGTCAACGACCTCTCCGAGGCCGAGTGGGCCGAACTGCGCCGGGCCTTCGGCAACCAGCGCATGCTCGGCATGTCCCTGGACGCCGGCGGTCACCTCACCCACGGCTTCCGCCCGAACATCTCCGGCAAGATGTTCGACCAGCGCTCCTACGGCACCGACCCGGCCACCGGCCTGATCGACTACGAGGCCCTGCGCGTCTCCGCCCGCGAGTTCAAGCCGCTGATCATCGTCGCCGGCTACTCCGCCTACCCCCGTCTGGTGAACTTCCGGATCATGCGCGAGATCGCCGACGAGGTCGGCGCCACGCTCATGGTCGACATGGCCCACTTCGCCGGTCTCGTCGCCGGCAAGGTCCTCACCGGCGACTTCGACCCGGTCCCGCACGCCCAGATCGTGACGACCACCACCCACAAGTCGCTGCGCGGTCCGCGCGGCGGCATGGTCCTGTGCGACGACTCCCTCAAGGACCAGGTCGACCGCGGCTGCCCGATGGTCCTCGGCGGCCCGCTCCCGCACGTCATGGCCGCCAAGGCCGTCGCCCTCGCGGAGGCCCGCCAGGAGTCCTTCCGCGACTACGCCCGGCGCATCGTCGACAACTCCCGCGCCCTCGCCGAGGGCCTGATGCGCCGCGGCGCCACCCTGGTCACCGGCGGCACCGACAACCACCTCAACCTGATCGACGTCGCCACCTCCTACGGCCTCACCGGCCGCCAGGCCGAGGCCGCCCTGCTCGAGTCGGGCATCGTCACCAACCGCAACTCCATTCCCGCCGACCCCAACGGCGCCTGGTACACCTCCGGCATCCGCATCGGCACCCCCGCGCTGACCACGCGCGGTCTGGGCACCGCCGAGATGGACGAGGTCGCCGGCCTCATCGACCGCGTCCTCACCACCGCGGAGCCCGGCACCACCAAGTCCGGCGCCCCCTCCAAGGCCGCCCACGTCCTCGACCCGAAGATCGCGGACGAGATCTCCCGCCGCGCCACCGACCTCGTGGCCGGCTTCCCGCTCTACCCCGAGATCGACCTCGGCTGA
- the trpS gene encoding tryptophan--tRNA ligase, translating into MASDRPRVLSGIQPTAGSFHLGNYLGAVRQWVALQETHDAFYMVVDLHAITIPQDPKELRANTRLAAAQLLAAGLDPDRCTLFVQSHVPEHAQLAWVMNCLTGFGEASRMTQFKDKSARHGADRASVGLFTYPVLQVADILLYQADEVPVGEDQRQHIELTRDLAERFNGRFGRTFTLPKAYILKETAKIYDLQDPAIKMSKSASTPKGLINLLDEPKTTAKKVKSAVTDTDTVIRYDAENKPGVSNLLTIYSTLTGAGITELEERYAGKGYGALKTDLAEVMVEFVTPFKERTQQYLDDPETLDSILAKGAEKARAVAAETLAQAYDRVGFLPAKH; encoded by the coding sequence ATGGCCTCTGACCGACCCCGCGTGCTCTCCGGAATCCAGCCCACCGCAGGCTCGTTCCACCTCGGCAACTACCTCGGCGCCGTCCGCCAGTGGGTGGCCCTGCAGGAGACCCACGACGCGTTCTACATGGTCGTCGACCTGCACGCGATCACGATTCCGCAGGACCCGAAGGAGCTGCGCGCCAACACCCGCCTGGCCGCCGCCCAGCTGCTGGCCGCCGGGCTCGACCCGGACCGGTGCACGCTCTTCGTCCAGAGCCACGTCCCCGAGCACGCCCAGCTCGCCTGGGTCATGAACTGCCTCACCGGATTCGGCGAGGCCTCCCGCATGACCCAGTTCAAGGACAAGTCGGCCCGGCACGGCGCGGACCGCGCCTCCGTCGGCCTGTTCACGTACCCGGTCCTCCAGGTCGCCGACATCCTGCTGTACCAGGCCGACGAGGTGCCGGTCGGCGAGGACCAGCGCCAGCACATCGAGCTCACCCGCGACCTCGCCGAGCGCTTCAACGGCCGGTTCGGCCGGACCTTCACCCTCCCGAAGGCGTACATCCTCAAGGAGACGGCGAAGATCTACGACCTCCAGGACCCGGCGATCAAGATGAGCAAGTCGGCGTCCACGCCGAAGGGCCTCATCAACCTCCTCGACGAGCCGAAGACCACGGCGAAGAAGGTCAAGAGCGCGGTCACCGACACCGACACCGTGATCCGCTACGACGCCGAGAACAAGCCGGGGGTGAGCAACCTCCTCACGATCTACTCGACCCTCACCGGGGCGGGGATCACCGAACTGGAGGAGCGGTACGCCGGCAAGGGCTACGGCGCGCTCAAGACGGACCTCGCCGAGGTCATGGTCGAGTTCGTGACCCCGTTCAAGGAGCGCACCCAGCAGTACCTGGACGACCCCGAGACGCTCGACTCGATCCTGGCCAAGGGCGCGGAGAAGGCGCGGGCCGTCGCCGCGGAGACCCTCGCCCAGGCGTACGACCGGGTGGGCTTCCTGCCCGCCAAGCACTGA
- a CDS encoding 2'-5' RNA ligase family protein, protein MGTVTIGVSIAVPEPHGSRLQQLRAGFGDAAAHGIPTHVTLLPPTEVDDAELPAVEAHLSEVAAAGRPFPMRLSGTGTFRPLSPVVFVRIVEGAEDCTRLQKQVRDASGPVARELQFPYHPHVTVAHGIEEAALDRAFEDLADYEAEWPCTGFALYEQGADGVWRKLREFPFGSVVVPPQAGHADRGSVSAH, encoded by the coding sequence GTGGGGACCGTAACGATCGGTGTGTCGATCGCGGTCCCGGAGCCTCACGGCAGCCGGCTTCAGCAGCTGCGCGCGGGCTTCGGCGACGCCGCGGCGCACGGCATCCCCACGCACGTCACCCTGCTGCCGCCGACGGAGGTCGACGACGCCGAGCTGCCGGCCGTCGAGGCGCACCTGAGCGAGGTCGCCGCGGCCGGGCGGCCCTTCCCCATGCGGCTGTCGGGCACCGGCACCTTCCGGCCGCTGTCGCCGGTGGTGTTCGTCCGGATCGTCGAGGGCGCCGAGGACTGCACCCGGCTGCAGAAGCAGGTCCGCGACGCCTCCGGCCCCGTCGCCCGCGAGCTGCAGTTCCCGTACCACCCGCACGTCACCGTGGCGCACGGCATCGAGGAGGCGGCCCTGGACCGCGCCTTCGAGGACCTCGCCGACTACGAGGCCGAGTGGCCCTGCACCGGCTTCGCGCTCTACGAGCAGGGCGCCGACGGGGTGTGGCGCAAGCTGCGGGAGTTCCCCTTCGGCTCCGTCGTGGTGCCCCCGCAGGCCGGGCACGCGGACCGGGGATCCGTCTCCGCCCACTGA
- a CDS encoding decaprenylphospho-beta-D-erythro-pentofuranosid-2-ulose 2-reductase gives MKDAFGLPQSLLVLGGTSGIALATARRLIARRTRTVWLAGRPSPDLDRAAEHLRGLGAEVRTVAFDALDPAGHGDALGKVFAEGDVDMVLLAFGTLGDQARDERDPQAAVRVAQTNYTGAVSAGLVCASGLQAQGHGSLVVLSSVAGERARRANFIYGSSKAGLDAFAQGLGDALHGTGVHVMVVRPGFVRTRMTAGLPEAPLATTPEAVAAAVELGLRRRSETVWVPGALRVVMSALRHLPRGVFRRLPV, from the coding sequence GTGAAGGACGCCTTCGGCCTCCCCCAGTCCCTGCTCGTCCTCGGCGGCACGTCCGGGATCGCGCTGGCCACCGCCCGCCGGCTGATCGCCCGCCGCACCCGCACGGTGTGGCTGGCCGGCCGGCCCTCCCCCGACCTGGACCGGGCCGCCGAGCACCTGCGCGGCCTCGGCGCCGAGGTGCGCACCGTCGCCTTCGACGCGCTCGACCCCGCCGGTCACGGGGACGCGCTCGGCAAGGTCTTCGCCGAGGGCGACGTCGACATGGTGCTGCTCGCCTTCGGCACCCTCGGTGACCAGGCCCGCGACGAGCGGGACCCGCAGGCCGCGGTGCGCGTCGCGCAGACCAACTACACGGGCGCGGTCTCGGCGGGCCTGGTGTGCGCGAGCGGGCTCCAGGCGCAGGGCCACGGCTCCCTGGTGGTGCTGTCCTCCGTCGCGGGCGAGCGGGCCCGCCGCGCGAACTTCATCTACGGCTCCAGCAAGGCGGGCCTGGACGCCTTCGCGCAGGGCCTGGGCGACGCGCTGCACGGCACGGGCGTGCACGTGATGGTCGTGCGCCCCGGCTTCGTCCGCACCCGGATGACCGCCGGGCTGCCCGAGGCGCCGCTCGCCACCACGCCGGAGGCGGTCGCGGCGGCCGTCGAGCTGGGGCTGCGGCGCCGCTCGGAGACGGTGTGGGTGCCGGGCGCGCTGCGCGTGGTGATGTCGGCGCTGCGGCATCTGCCGCGGGGGGTGTTCCGGCGGCTGCCGGTCTGA